A window from Photobacterium sp. DA100 encodes these proteins:
- a CDS encoding aldehyde dehydrogenase family protein, with protein MTIQTLVNTSSAAWEGWNNLGYQARTRILRHWTDQLAAECRAMVEYQCRQAEEHVAPTLLMPGPTGETNELYCAGRGCFVVTADNETPLVAFFGQLAAALVTGNTVFVCLPADYPVKAKDVAAQLEQSGCAGGVITAIDNDQLADLVSHPAVAGVAYAGKLSTTQALGRQLAARDGLLAQLISETDTEQLPVIGSPTYSLRFVTERTRTINITAVGGNATLLELGSGEEH; from the coding sequence ATGACTATTCAAACATTGGTAAATACAAGCTCGGCGGCATGGGAAGGCTGGAATAACCTTGGCTATCAAGCACGGACGCGCATTCTGCGCCACTGGACCGATCAACTGGCGGCCGAATGCCGCGCCATGGTGGAGTATCAATGCCGCCAGGCCGAGGAACATGTCGCCCCGACATTGTTGATGCCGGGCCCGACGGGCGAAACCAACGAGCTGTACTGTGCCGGGCGGGGCTGCTTTGTGGTGACCGCCGACAATGAAACACCGTTGGTGGCATTTTTCGGCCAGCTAGCAGCGGCATTGGTCACGGGCAACACGGTGTTTGTTTGCCTGCCTGCAGACTACCCGGTCAAGGCCAAAGACGTCGCTGCGCAGCTCGAGCAGAGCGGCTGTGCTGGCGGTGTGATCACCGCGATTGATAACGATCAGCTTGCCGATCTGGTCAGCCATCCCGCTGTGGCTGGCGTGGCCTATGCCGGCAAGCTGTCAACAACCCAGGCGCTTGGGCGCCAACTTGCTGCCCGAGACGGCTTGCTTGCTCAGCTTATCAGTGAAACTGATACCGAGCAGCTGCCGGTTATCGGCAGTCCGACATACTCACTGCGTTTTGTGACCGAGAGGACACGGACGATCAACATTACTGCGGTTGGCGGCAACGCCACCTTGCTTGAGTTGGGGAGCGGTGAGGAACATTAA
- a CDS encoding porin, with the protein MKLKISSAIISTLLLAGQASAITLYEDEQNKFDVGGVFVLDAFQPVWGEDDIFSATRSILNLGFERQLQDGWTLDAKFEWDQFLNNPTSGSSNFRNRLGYVTINNDELGSLRFGKQWSAYHDVARYMDNLIIIDPDATPIYSEGTDGGFAATGRGDNLVAYRYSNSGVNVSAHYGFTSNGESGSFEDENNQVQSDTVKRDYNYALSTSYDFDSGLSLGVAYLENKVEVAQASEVNGLEDGDKQTALTVGGQYVAGGLKVAAVYTKGENIHKAGLQGGPRAEWADANAVDVYAHYAFGSGLRPYAYASHVDFDGENGVDGDRQVYAVGLSYAFTPKTVLSFEAKRNELNEFSGEPGRTDNGGGFNFAYVF; encoded by the coding sequence ATGAAGTTGAAAATTTCCTCTGCCATCATCTCCACACTTTTACTGGCTGGCCAGGCATCCGCCATTACTCTTTATGAAGATGAGCAAAATAAATTCGATGTCGGTGGCGTTTTTGTCCTCGACGCTTTCCAACCGGTCTGGGGCGAAGACGATATCTTCTCTGCCACCCGCAGTATCCTCAACCTGGGCTTTGAGCGCCAGCTGCAAGATGGCTGGACGCTGGATGCCAAGTTCGAGTGGGATCAATTTCTGAATAATCCGACGTCTGGCAGCAGCAACTTCCGTAACCGCTTGGGCTACGTCACCATCAATAACGATGAGCTGGGTAGCCTGCGATTCGGTAAACAGTGGTCGGCATACCATGATGTTGCCCGTTACATGGATAACCTGATCATCATCGACCCTGATGCGACACCGATTTACTCTGAAGGTACTGACGGCGGTTTCGCGGCAACGGGCCGCGGTGATAACCTGGTGGCTTACCGCTACAGCAACAGCGGCGTGAATGTTTCGGCGCACTACGGTTTTACCAGCAACGGTGAATCCGGCAGCTTTGAAGATGAAAACAACCAAGTTCAAAGCGATACGGTCAAGCGTGATTACAACTACGCGCTATCGACCAGCTACGACTTTGACTCGGGCCTGAGCTTGGGTGTGGCTTACCTGGAAAACAAGGTTGAAGTTGCGCAGGCCTCTGAGGTTAACGGCTTGGAAGACGGCGACAAGCAAACAGCATTGACTGTTGGCGGTCAGTATGTTGCTGGTGGCCTGAAGGTGGCAGCGGTTTACACCAAGGGTGAAAATATCCACAAAGCGGGCCTACAGGGCGGTCCTCGCGCAGAATGGGCAGATGCCAACGCAGTAGACGTCTATGCGCACTACGCGTTTGGATCAGGCCTGCGTCCGTACGCTTATGCTTCACACGTTGATTTCGACGGTGAAAATGGCGTAGATGGTGACCGCCAGGTATATGCAGTGGGTTTGTCTTACGCCTTCACGCCGAAAACCGTGCTGTCTTTCGAAGCCAAGCGAAACGAGCTGAACGAGTTCAGTGGTGAGCCTGGCCGTACCGATAACGGCGGTGGTTTCAACTTCGCGTACGTATTCTAA
- a CDS encoding glycoside hydrolase family 19 protein, whose amino-acid sequence MASAAANAEPYEMLLSDVLADEQAIIAEQPEGLALVMESIRTLDNGRVEAITVGNSNNPENVKRVESIVSEQDWNFLFVERHAQYTYLNFLKGIGKFPAFCGNYDDGRDAEAICRKSLATMFAHFTQETGGHNAYSEYPEWRQGLYYLREVGWSEGTSGGYGICDPGLWQGEAYPCGQFEDGSYKSYFGRGAKQLSYNYNYGPFSHAIYGNVEKLLNEPELVADSWLNLASAVFFYLYPQPPKPSMLHVLDGTWQPNQADLNAGLVPGFGVTTMIINGGVECGGSSEHIQSQNRIDYYREFAKYLDVPIAEGEVLGCANMQAFDAGGAGALNVHWEEDWGWTPDTPTGQTYKCQLVAYQGPFSAFVEGDYRKCVEDKFDVNIINDLEGVPPTADAGGDITLFSDNTRVTLDGSGSHDPYGEIVSYQWQQVLGNTLEIAAADQAKASVVVPKVETETLYHFELTVVDDDGQTASDTMTITAKVVPDNFPPTVTLAGPQSVKASEPVVITATVEDPDDTEFSFNWRASNGISLDVAEDNRSASFVAPVVESETTVTVWLDVTDSVNEPVTASHNLVIKPASTGEYPAWELGKNYVEGDRVTNLGENYECKEFPYSGWCGVAEAYKPGEGHAWQDAWTKL is encoded by the coding sequence ATGGCAAGTGCGGCAGCCAATGCCGAGCCCTATGAGATGTTGCTCAGTGATGTGCTGGCCGATGAACAAGCCATTATCGCAGAGCAGCCCGAAGGGCTGGCATTGGTGATGGAGTCGATCCGGACGCTGGATAACGGGCGCGTCGAGGCGATTACCGTCGGCAACTCGAATAATCCGGAGAATGTCAAACGGGTCGAGTCGATTGTCAGTGAGCAGGATTGGAACTTCCTCTTTGTTGAGCGCCACGCGCAATATACCTATCTCAATTTCCTCAAGGGCATCGGCAAGTTCCCGGCGTTTTGCGGGAATTATGATGATGGCAGAGATGCCGAGGCGATTTGCCGTAAATCGCTGGCGACCATGTTTGCCCACTTTACCCAGGAGACGGGTGGGCATAATGCCTATAGCGAATATCCAGAGTGGCGCCAGGGGCTTTACTATTTGCGCGAGGTGGGCTGGAGCGAAGGCACTTCCGGCGGATACGGTATTTGTGATCCGGGCTTGTGGCAGGGTGAGGCCTATCCGTGCGGTCAGTTTGAAGATGGCTCCTACAAGAGCTACTTCGGCCGTGGTGCCAAGCAGCTCAGCTACAACTACAACTATGGTCCATTCTCCCACGCCATCTATGGCAATGTCGAAAAGCTGCTCAACGAACCTGAGCTGGTGGCAGACTCTTGGCTTAATTTGGCCAGCGCCGTGTTCTTCTATCTTTACCCGCAGCCACCCAAACCCAGTATGTTGCATGTGCTCGACGGCACCTGGCAGCCGAACCAGGCTGATTTGAACGCCGGCCTGGTGCCCGGGTTCGGGGTGACCACCATGATCATCAACGGCGGCGTTGAGTGCGGAGGGTCAAGTGAGCATATCCAGTCGCAAAACCGCATCGATTACTATCGTGAATTTGCCAAGTACCTCGACGTACCTATTGCCGAGGGTGAAGTGTTAGGCTGCGCCAATATGCAGGCCTTCGATGCTGGCGGTGCCGGCGCACTCAACGTTCACTGGGAAGAAGACTGGGGTTGGACACCGGATACACCGACAGGCCAAACCTACAAGTGCCAGCTGGTGGCCTACCAAGGTCCATTTTCTGCCTTCGTCGAAGGGGACTACCGCAAGTGTGTCGAAGATAAATTCGATGTCAATATCATCAATGATCTCGAGGGCGTGCCGCCTACTGCTGATGCCGGGGGCGATATAACCCTGTTCTCGGATAATACCCGGGTCACGCTTGACGGCAGCGGCTCGCATGATCCTTATGGTGAAATTGTCAGCTATCAATGGCAGCAGGTTTTGGGCAATACCCTTGAAATTGCCGCTGCCGATCAAGCGAAAGCTTCTGTCGTTGTGCCCAAGGTCGAGACGGAGACCCTGTACCATTTCGAGCTAACGGTGGTGGATGATGATGGCCAAACAGCATCGGATACCATGACGATCACTGCGAAAGTCGTGCCGGATAATTTCCCGCCTACGGTCACGCTCGCCGGGCCGCAATCAGTGAAAGCCTCGGAGCCGGTTGTTATCACCGCGACCGTCGAGGACCCGGATGATACCGAGTTCAGCTTTAACTGGCGTGCGTCAAACGGTATCTCGCTGGATGTGGCTGAAGATAATCGCTCTGCCAGTTTTGTTGCACCTGTGGTTGAGAGTGAAACGACCGTTACGGTCTGGCTGGATGTTACGGATAGCGTCAATGAGCCCGTAACTGCCTCACACAACCTCGTCATCAAGCCGGCTTCAACCGGTGAATACCCGGCTTGGGAGCTGGGCAAGAATTATGTTGAAGGCGATCGGGTGACGAACTTGGGCGAGAACTATGAATGTAAGGAATTCCCGTACAGTGGCTGGTGCGGTGTCGCTGAGGCCTACAAGCCAGGAGAGGGGCATGCATGGCAGGATGCCTGGACCAAGCTATAG
- the putP gene encoding sodium/proline symporter PutP: MIENSFAITATFIAYLIGMLAIGYIAYKRTSNSADYFLGGRTLGPWPAALSAGASDMSGWLLLGLPGYAYAAGIESLWLAGGLLLGTWLNWLICAKRLRTYSITTDNALTMPEFLARRFNDKSKLIQTISAFFILLFFLFYTSSGLVAGGKLFETVFGLDYAVAVIVGTVCVVSYTLFGGFLAVSWTDLVQGLLMAAALMIVPIASMNGSPVDLALALEAKNPELMTLFNDVKGEPLSAIAIISLAAWGLGYFGQPHILARFKATRSNADIATARRIAVGWTALSMAGAILVGLVGILYVDNQLAGNLDDGERIFMLLVNSMFHPVIAGILLAAILAAIMSTADSQLLVSSSALAEDFYKQVFRPQASSEEIVKVGRIAVIVLSIIALMLAMNPDSTVLGLVSYAWAGFGAAFGPALLISLFWKQMNRNGALAGIVVGAMTVVIWKQLSGGIFDLYEIVPGFVFATIAIVVVSKMTGGVSQDVAAQFDTYQKNLVEFK; this comes from the coding sequence ATGATAGAGAATAGCTTTGCTATTACAGCAACGTTTATCGCCTACCTGATCGGTATGCTGGCCATTGGCTACATTGCGTATAAGCGAACGTCAAATTCAGCCGATTACTTCCTTGGCGGACGTACATTGGGACCTTGGCCCGCAGCGCTTTCTGCCGGTGCATCGGATATGAGTGGCTGGCTGCTGCTCGGTCTGCCGGGCTACGCCTATGCGGCGGGTATCGAGTCTCTGTGGCTGGCTGGCGGCTTGCTGCTGGGGACCTGGCTCAACTGGCTGATCTGTGCCAAGCGCCTGCGTACCTACAGTATTACTACCGATAATGCACTGACCATGCCGGAGTTTCTGGCCCGTCGCTTCAACGATAAATCCAAGCTGATCCAAACTATTTCAGCATTCTTTATCTTGCTGTTTTTCCTCTTCTATACCAGCTCGGGTTTGGTTGCCGGTGGAAAGCTGTTCGAGACGGTGTTCGGTCTTGACTATGCCGTTGCGGTGATTGTCGGTACGGTGTGCGTGGTGTCTTACACCTTGTTCGGTGGTTTCCTGGCGGTGTCTTGGACCGACTTGGTGCAGGGCCTGCTGATGGCGGCGGCATTGATGATTGTGCCTATTGCGTCGATGAACGGCAGCCCGGTAGATCTGGCACTGGCGCTGGAAGCGAAAAACCCTGAATTGATGACCCTGTTCAACGATGTGAAGGGCGAGCCGCTATCGGCTATCGCGATTATTTCCCTCGCGGCCTGGGGCCTGGGCTATTTTGGCCAGCCGCACATTCTGGCGCGATTTAAGGCGACCCGCAGCAATGCCGATATCGCTACTGCCCGCCGCATTGCGGTTGGCTGGACGGCGCTGTCGATGGCCGGTGCGATCCTTGTCGGTCTGGTTGGTATTTTGTACGTTGATAACCAGCTGGCCGGTAACCTTGACGACGGCGAGCGTATTTTCATGCTGCTGGTGAACTCAATGTTCCACCCGGTAATTGCCGGTATTTTGCTGGCGGCGATCTTGGCTGCCATTATGAGTACGGCTGACTCCCAGTTGCTGGTATCGTCATCGGCGCTGGCGGAAGACTTCTACAAGCAGGTGTTCCGCCCGCAGGCGTCGTCGGAAGAGATTGTGAAGGTAGGCCGTATCGCGGTGATCGTGCTTTCTATCATTGCCCTTATGTTGGCGATGAACCCAGACAGCACGGTACTTGGCCTGGTGTCTTATGCTTGGGCGGGCTTTGGCGCGGCATTTGGCCCGGCATTGTTGATTAGCTTGTTCTGGAAACAGATGAACCGCAATGGCGCATTGGCCGGTATTGTGGTCGGTGCGATGACCGTGGTGATCTGGAAGCAGCTCAGCGGCGGTATTTTCGACTTGTACGAAATTGTCCCAGGCTTTGTCTTTGCCACCATTGCGATTGTGGTGGTGAGCAAGATGACCGGTGGTGTCTCGCAAGACGTTGCTGCACAGTTCGACACTTACCAGAAGAATCTCGTCGAGTTCAAGTAA
- the putA gene encoding bifunctional proline dehydrogenase/L-glutamate gamma-semialdehyde dehydrogenase PutA: protein MFNAAEVLQPGFIERPLDELWSLISPLYSVDESQWLAQLMPLAEPTEQERQYTAEQATSLIERVRADQNAVQMIDALLLEYSLDTKEGILLMCLAEALMRIPDAATADALIRDKLSVADWKSHLKNSDSLFVNASTWGLMLTGKVVSLDAKEDGAPSHVINRLVNKMSEPVIRQAMNQAMKIMGHQFVLGRTIAEAMKNGKSKRDKGFTYSFDMLGEAALTAQDAQKYFKDYVMAVEAVGRDSYASESGSNTRSPDPTVSIKLSALHPRYDVANEARVLDEMYLSVLSLLKRARELNVGITIDAEEADRLELSLKLFEKLYRAEEVRGWGRFGLVVQTYSKRALPVLAWLAALAKEQGDVIPLRLVKGAYWDSELKLSQQSGYSAYPVFTRKEATDASYLACARFLLATHLNGLFYPQFASHNAHTVSAVMAMAKSHRNFEFQRLHGMGDALYNHVMEMHQTNVRIYAPVGSHKDLLPYLVRRLLENGANSSFVHRLVDANCPVESLIQHPVDILKSRPTLHNSLIPLPPQIFGEQRKNSAGVNIDIASQWQPFSESVQAFAHHQWQAGPIINGAALTDSGNTVAVTTPYDRRESVGCVAFASAEQVNEAISIAAQSYPQWSSLPATERAQCLLRLADLLEDNTGELVALCHREAGKTIQDSIDEIREAVDFCRFYAHQAAEEFSQPKPVMGFDGTTRQLSYQGRGVFACISPWNFPLAIFLGQVSAALVAGNTVVAKPAEQTSLIAFRAIELMLEAGVPAGAIQLLPGTGAEVGAPLTADARIAGVAFTGSTETAQRINRSLAGRDCEPVPLIAETGGQNAMIVDSTALPEQVVRDVVRSAFASAGQRCSALRVLFIQQDIADRVIGLIKGAMAELSVGRPELHSTDVGPVIDRVARDKLQTHIQSLKNQAKLVAQATVPASCQHGDFVPPSAFEIPSIDILKNEHFGPILHIVRFKASELDQVIDHINQTGFGLTMGVHSRNERTYSHIERRARVGNCYINRDQVGAVVGVQPFGGQGLSGTGPKAGGPHYLYRFTQDRVEA from the coding sequence ATGTTCAATGCGGCAGAAGTACTTCAGCCTGGTTTTATTGAGCGTCCACTGGATGAGCTCTGGTCCTTGATTTCACCCCTATACAGCGTGGATGAATCACAGTGGCTCGCGCAGTTGATGCCGCTGGCTGAGCCAACAGAGCAGGAGAGGCAGTATACTGCCGAGCAGGCGACAAGCTTGATTGAGCGGGTCCGCGCCGATCAGAATGCAGTCCAGATGATCGATGCCCTGTTGCTGGAATACAGTTTGGACACCAAAGAAGGGATCTTGCTGATGTGTCTGGCTGAGGCCTTGATGCGAATCCCCGACGCTGCCACAGCCGATGCCCTGATCCGTGACAAGCTCAGTGTGGCGGATTGGAAGTCTCACCTGAAAAATTCCGACTCGCTGTTTGTGAACGCCTCTACCTGGGGCCTGATGCTGACCGGCAAGGTGGTCAGTCTCGATGCCAAGGAAGATGGTGCCCCGAGCCATGTCATCAACCGCCTCGTTAACAAGATGTCCGAGCCGGTGATCCGCCAGGCCATGAACCAGGCAATGAAGATCATGGGGCACCAATTTGTCTTGGGCCGGACCATTGCCGAAGCCATGAAGAATGGCAAGAGCAAGCGTGATAAAGGCTTTACCTATTCGTTTGATATGCTGGGCGAAGCGGCTTTGACAGCCCAGGATGCCCAGAAGTATTTCAAAGACTATGTCATGGCTGTCGAGGCTGTCGGCCGTGACAGCTATGCCAGCGAAAGTGGCAGCAATACCCGCTCGCCGGATCCGACGGTGTCGATTAAGCTTTCCGCTCTGCACCCGCGTTATGACGTGGCTAACGAAGCCCGTGTGCTGGACGAGATGTACCTGTCGGTGCTGTCTCTGCTCAAGCGCGCCCGCGAGCTCAATGTCGGTATTACCATTGATGCCGAGGAAGCCGATCGTCTAGAGCTCTCGCTGAAGCTGTTTGAAAAGCTCTACCGCGCCGAGGAGGTAAGGGGATGGGGTCGTTTTGGCCTGGTGGTACAGACATATTCGAAACGCGCACTGCCGGTGCTGGCGTGGCTGGCGGCATTGGCCAAGGAGCAGGGCGATGTGATCCCGCTGCGCTTGGTGAAGGGGGCTTATTGGGACAGTGAGCTGAAGTTGTCCCAGCAGAGCGGTTATAGTGCCTATCCCGTCTTTACTCGCAAGGAAGCCACCGATGCTTCCTATTTGGCCTGTGCCCGCTTCTTGCTGGCAACTCACCTCAACGGCCTGTTTTATCCTCAGTTTGCCAGCCATAATGCGCACACGGTGTCGGCGGTGATGGCGATGGCAAAATCGCACCGCAACTTCGAATTCCAGCGTCTGCACGGCATGGGCGATGCGCTCTATAACCATGTCATGGAGATGCACCAGACCAATGTCAGGATTTATGCACCGGTAGGCAGCCACAAGGATCTGTTACCGTACTTGGTTCGCCGCCTGCTGGAAAACGGTGCCAACAGCTCATTTGTGCACCGCCTGGTTGACGCGAACTGCCCGGTGGAAAGCCTGATCCAGCATCCGGTCGACATCCTGAAATCACGCCCTACCTTGCACAACAGCTTGATCCCGTTGCCGCCGCAGATCTTCGGCGAACAGCGCAAGAATTCGGCCGGGGTCAATATTGATATTGCTTCGCAGTGGCAGCCATTCAGTGAGTCCGTGCAGGCGTTTGCCCACCATCAGTGGCAAGCCGGCCCGATTATCAATGGGGCGGCGCTAACTGACAGTGGCAATACTGTGGCCGTGACCACGCCATATGACCGCCGCGAAAGCGTAGGCTGTGTTGCCTTTGCCAGTGCCGAACAGGTCAATGAAGCGATCTCAATCGCCGCACAGAGCTACCCGCAGTGGTCATCACTGCCTGCGACCGAACGTGCGCAGTGCTTGCTGCGTCTGGCTGATTTGCTGGAAGACAATACCGGGGAATTAGTGGCGCTTTGCCATCGCGAAGCCGGCAAGACCATCCAGGACAGTATTGATGAGATCCGTGAAGCGGTAGACTTCTGCCGTTTCTATGCCCATCAAGCTGCAGAAGAGTTCTCTCAGCCCAAGCCGGTGATGGGCTTTGACGGCACTACCCGCCAGCTAAGCTACCAGGGGCGCGGGGTCTTCGCCTGTATCAGTCCGTGGAACTTCCCGCTGGCAATTTTCCTTGGCCAGGTTTCTGCCGCGCTGGTTGCGGGCAATACCGTAGTGGCCAAACCGGCTGAGCAGACTTCGCTCATCGCCTTCCGCGCCATCGAGCTCATGCTAGAAGCGGGTGTGCCTGCCGGTGCGATTCAGTTGCTGCCGGGAACTGGGGCCGAGGTCGGTGCGCCGTTGACGGCCGATGCCCGTATCGCCGGGGTGGCATTTACCGGTTCGACCGAAACCGCCCAGCGGATCAACCGCAGCTTGGCTGGGCGTGATTGCGAGCCGGTACCGCTTATCGCCGAGACCGGTGGCCAGAATGCCATGATTGTTGATAGTACTGCGCTGCCAGAGCAGGTGGTGCGTGATGTGGTGCGCTCGGCCTTTGCGTCGGCGGGCCAGCGCTGTTCGGCACTGCGTGTGCTGTTTATCCAGCAGGACATTGCCGATAGGGTGATTGGCCTTATCAAGGGAGCAATGGCCGAGCTGTCGGTTGGCCGTCCCGAGCTGCACAGCACCGATGTGGGGCCGGTGATTGATCGTGTGGCCCGCGACAAGCTGCAGACCCATATCCAGTCGCTGAAAAACCAGGCCAAGTTAGTGGCGCAGGCAACCGTGCCTGCGAGCTGCCAGCACGGTGATTTTGTCCCGCCGTCGGCGTTTGAAATACCTTCTATCGATATTCTGAAAAATGAACACTTCGGCCCGATCCTGCACATCGTCCGTTTCAAAGCGAGCGAGCTGGATCAGGTGATCGACCATATCAACCAGACCGGTTTTGGCCTGACCATGGGGGTACACAGCCGCAACGAGCGTACCTACAGCCATATCGAGCGCCGTGCCCGTGTCGGTAACTGCTATATCAACCGGGATCAGGTGGGGGCGGTCGTTGGCGTTCAGCCGTTTGGCGGCCAGGGGCTATCCGGCACCGGCCCGAAAGCCGGCGGTCCGCACTACCTGTACCGCTTTACTCAAGACCGTGTTGAAGCCTAA
- a CDS encoding L-serine ammonia-lyase, with protein sequence MLSIFDIYKVGVGPSSSHTNGPMLAGFDFCQKVDGMLDDVARVQVDLYGSLSLTGKGHHTDRASILGLMHNKPDAIDIQAANQAMADGIANRTLLLAGKKLIAFNVDTDMLFHSDNLPLHENGMTITAFDHAGKQLFIETYYSIGGGFIATADELQNGKATSEVKVPFAFNSAEDILRITEREGISIGAMFLRNELAFRSQEELDAKANQIWQVMANCMARGFETEGILEGGLHVVRRAPALLKKLESNQEIENDPMVVLDWVNVFAFAVSEENAAGGQVVTSPTNGAAGVIPAVLMYYNKFIHELNGKQIKDFLAVSAAIGMLYKMNASISGAEVGCQGEIGVSSSMAAAGLTAIRGGSNEQICMAAEIAMEHSLGMTCDPIGGLVQIPCIERNAMGAMKAINASRMALKRNSKSRISLDKVIDTMYQTGKDMNKKYRETSLGGLAMIHLAPPCE encoded by the coding sequence ATGCTATCTATTTTTGATATCTACAAAGTGGGTGTAGGCCCGTCCAGCTCCCACACCAACGGGCCGATGCTGGCCGGTTTTGATTTCTGCCAGAAAGTGGATGGCATGCTGGACGATGTGGCCCGGGTACAAGTGGATCTGTACGGCTCTTTGTCGCTAACAGGCAAAGGCCACCACACCGACCGAGCATCAATCCTGGGGTTGATGCACAACAAGCCCGATGCGATTGATATCCAGGCCGCCAACCAAGCGATGGCCGATGGGATTGCCAACAGAACCTTGCTACTGGCGGGTAAAAAGCTCATCGCTTTCAATGTCGATACCGACATGCTGTTTCACAGTGATAATCTGCCGTTGCATGAAAACGGCATGACCATTACCGCCTTCGACCACGCAGGCAAGCAGCTATTTATCGAGACCTACTACTCGATAGGCGGTGGTTTCATTGCTACTGCCGACGAGCTACAAAACGGCAAAGCCACCAGCGAAGTCAAGGTACCTTTCGCATTCAACTCGGCGGAAGATATCCTCAGAATCACCGAGCGAGAGGGGATAAGTATTGGCGCCATGTTCCTGCGCAATGAGCTAGCCTTCCGCAGCCAGGAAGAGCTGGATGCCAAGGCAAACCAGATCTGGCAGGTGATGGCGAACTGCATGGCCCGCGGTTTTGAGACCGAAGGTATACTGGAAGGTGGCCTGCATGTGGTACGCCGCGCCCCGGCACTGCTGAAGAAGCTCGAGTCCAACCAAGAGATCGAGAACGATCCTATGGTGGTCCTGGATTGGGTAAACGTGTTTGCCTTTGCCGTCAGCGAAGAAAATGCCGCCGGTGGCCAGGTCGTTACCTCGCCAACCAACGGGGCGGCAGGAGTGATCCCAGCTGTACTGATGTACTACAACAAGTTCATCCACGAGCTTAATGGCAAGCAAATCAAAGACTTCCTTGCGGTATCCGCCGCCATCGGCATGCTGTACAAGATGAATGCGTCTATTTCCGGTGCAGAGGTGGGCTGCCAGGGTGAAATTGGTGTGTCATCCTCAATGGCGGCAGCCGGCCTGACGGCGATCCGCGGCGGCAGCAACGAGCAGATCTGCATGGCGGCTGAAATTGCCATGGAGCACTCGCTGGGCATGACTTGTGACCCCATTGGCGGCTTGGTTCAGATCCCTTGTATCGAGCGCAATGCCATGGGCGCAATGAAAGCGATCAACGCCTCGCGCATGGCCCTCAAGCGCAACAGCAAATCGCGCATCTCGCTCGACAAGGTGATTGATACCATGTACCAAACCGGCAAGGACATGAACAAGAAATACCGCGAAACCTCACTCGGCGGCCTGGCGATGATCCACCTGGCTCCTCCATGCGAATAG